GCTCAACTGGCGCGACGTCGAGAAAGAGGCTGCGTTTACAGCGGTTTTCTCACGCGACGGCGATACGCGGACCCTCACGCACGATGGCCGCACCGAGCCGTTCAAGTGGTGGACGGGCGCGGGCCAGCATGAATATGGCGCGACGATCGGCGACGCGCATGTGACGGGCCGCGTGTTTATCGACGGCGATACGTTCCATGTGTTCTGCCGCGGCGACGCGCTCGCCTTCGAATGGCAGAACCTGCTCGCGCATGCAGCCGATGCCGAACATGGCGAAGGGCGTCTCACTGCGCCGATGCCGGGCAAGGTGATCGCGGTGCTGGTCGAACAGGGCGCAGTGGTGGAGAAAGGGCAGCCGCTGATCGTGATGGAAGCGATGAAGATGGAGCACACGATCGGCTCGCCCACTGCGGGCAAGGTGGCTGAGGTGCTGTACGCAGTCGGCGATCAGGTCACCGATGGTGCGCAGCTGTTGGTGCTGGACGTCGAATAAGGCGCTGGTTTTCGAGGAAGCGTCATGCGAGGCGCGCGTAGTTCGCTACGCGCGCCTCGTTTTCCATTTGACGGATGCTTTCGTATGCTTCGGGCGGCAAGCGCGAAAAGCCTTTGAGCTTGAGTCGTCGCGCCCGCTCGGGTTGTGCTGTGACGGCTTCGTCGAGCGCGTCGCGCAAAGCGTCGATCTGTTCAGGTGCAACATGCGTCGACGCGATCAACGGCAGCCCCGGCGATGAACGCGTGTAGCCGATTTCGCGCAAGCGGCCCGTCAGTTCCGGATACGCGTCGCGCGCGAAGGCCATCGTGACGCAATCGATCGCGGCAAGGTCCGCGCGATCTTCTGCAATCGCGCGCAGCGAGCCGAGATGCGATCCTGTTTCCAGCGTTGCGCCGAAGAACCTGCCGTTCTTCGCATGCGGCGCAACTGCGTGGCGCAACGCGTTATAGCCACTGTTCGAATCGGTGGAATTGAAGGCGGCGCGCGCGCCGCGACAGGCTTCGATCGAATCGAACTGGGCGTCATCACGCGTGACGAGCACGCTCGAATAGTT
The Paraburkholderia hospita DNA segment above includes these coding regions:
- a CDS encoding phosphate/phosphite/phosphonate ABC transporter substrate-binding protein — its product is MNQIAALPMYNVSPALAADWHALLVDVLRNVDPRAAIVEPDDLHTFWRRPDLLLSQTCGYPYVLGLHEHVQLIATPRFDAPGCESANYSSVLVTRDDAQFDSIEACRGARAAFNSTDSNSGYNALRHAVAPHAKNGRFFGATLETGSHLGSLRAIAEDRADLAAIDCVTMAFARDAYPELTGRLREIGYTRSSPGLPLIASTHVAPEQIDALRDALDEAVTAQPERARRLKLKGFSRLPPEAYESIRQMENEARVANYARLA